The DNA region CTGGTAGCAAGCCACGCCAGGCCCGGCCAGTTCGTGGTGGTTAGGCCCCACGAGGCCGGGGAGAGGATCCCCCTCACCATAGCGGACTTCGACTCGGACAAGGGACTGATCCGCCTCATCTTCCAGGTGGTGGGGAAGACCACCGCCTTCATGGCGTCCCTGAACGAGGGGGACCACCTCATGGACGTCTCCGGCCCCCTGGGGACCCCCAGCGAGATCGAGAACCACGGGACCGTCATGATGGTGGGCGGCGGGGTCGGCATAGCGGCCCTGTTCCCCATCCTGAGGGCCCTCAAGCAGGCGGGAAACAGGACCATAACCATCCTGGGAGGAAGGACCTCGGATCTGGTGATAATGAAGGACGAGTGCGCCCAGTGGTCCGACCGGCTCATCGTCACCACCGACGACGGCTCCGAGGGGATGAAGGGGCTAGTGACCGACGCCATGAGGTTAGTGGCCCAGGAGGAGAGGGTGGACCGCTGCTGGGCCATAGGCCCCTCGATAATGATGAAGTTCTGCTCCCTCACCGCCCAGGAGCTTGGTATACCCATCTGGGTGTCCCTGAACCCCCTCATGGTGGATGGGACCGGCATGTGCGGCTGCTGCCGGGTGACGGTGGACCAGAAGATCCGGTTCGCCTGCGTGGACGGCCCGGAGTTCGACGGCACCAAGGTGAACTGGGACGAGTTCCTCAACCGGCTGCGGCAGTACAGGGACGAGGAGAGGATCTCCATGGAGAGGTACCAGCAGGAGGTGGGTGACCTATCATGGCTCTGATGAAGCCCAAGACCAAGACCCCCATAAGGGAGCAGGATCCCAAGGAGCGATGCTCCAACTTCAAAGAGGTTTGCCTGGGCTACACCCTGGAGGAGGGACAGGAGGAGGCCAAGCGGTGCCTCCAGTGCAGGAACGCCCCGTGCATCAAGGGCTGTCCGGTGGGGATAGACATCCCGGGCTTCATAAAGGCGGTGGAGGAGGGGGACATGCCCAGGGCGGCGGAGATCCTCTGCTCCTACACCAGCCTGCCGGCGGTCTGCGGCCGGGTCTGTCCCCAGGAGACCCAGTGCGAGGGGGTATGCACCCTGGGCAGGGTACCGGGCTTCGAGCCGGTGGCCATAGGCAAGCTGGAGAGGCTGGTGGCGGACTGGAAGTACCAGCACATGACGGACCCAAAGCCCCCCCAGGGCCCCCATAAGGGGCGGGTGGCGGTGGTGGGCTCCGGCCCCTCGGGGCTCACCGTGGCGGGGGAGATGGCCAAGCGGGGCTACCAGGTGGTGATCTTCGAGGCGCTCCACGAGCCCGGCGGCGTCCTGGTCTACGGCATCCCGGAGTTCCGCCTCCCCAAGAGCATAGTCAAGATGGAGATCGACGCCCTCAAGGCCATGGGTGTCCAGGTGGTCACCAACGCGGTGGTGGGCAAGAGCGTGGAGATGCGGGAGCTGATGGAGCAGTTCGACGCGATCTACATCGCCGTTGGGGCCGGAGCCCCCCACTTCCAGGGCATACCGGGCACCACACTCAACGGGGTCTACTCCGCCAGCGAGTACCTGACCAGGATAAACCTGATGCACGCCTACGAGTTCCCCGCCTACGATACCCCCACCAAGAGGTC from Thermanaerovibrio acidaminovorans DSM 6589 includes:
- a CDS encoding sulfide/dihydroorotate dehydrogenase-like FAD/NAD-binding protein; the encoded protein is MYAIKSKRRMAPKEYDIWVEAPLVASHARPGQFVVVRPHEAGERIPLTIADFDSDKGLIRLIFQVVGKTTAFMASLNEGDHLMDVSGPLGTPSEIENHGTVMMVGGGVGIAALFPILRALKQAGNRTITILGGRTSDLVIMKDECAQWSDRLIVTTDDGSEGMKGLVTDAMRLVAQEERVDRCWAIGPSIMMKFCSLTAQELGIPIWVSLNPLMVDGTGMCGCCRVTVDQKIRFACVDGPEFDGTKVNWDEFLNRLRQYRDEERISMERYQQEVGDLSWL
- the gltA gene encoding NADPH-dependent glutamate synthase, with the translated sequence MALMKPKTKTPIREQDPKERCSNFKEVCLGYTLEEGQEEAKRCLQCRNAPCIKGCPVGIDIPGFIKAVEEGDMPRAAEILCSYTSLPAVCGRVCPQETQCEGVCTLGRVPGFEPVAIGKLERLVADWKYQHMTDPKPPQGPHKGRVAVVGSGPSGLTVAGEMAKRGYQVVIFEALHEPGGVLVYGIPEFRLPKSIVKMEIDALKAMGVQVVTNAVVGKSVEMRELMEQFDAIYIAVGAGAPHFQGIPGTTLNGVYSASEYLTRINLMHAYEFPAYDTPTKRSQRVVVVGGGNVAMDAARSARRLGAQEVQVVYRRSLKELPARIEEYHHAVEEGIIFNWLTNPVEYLGDQNGQLIGVKCIRMELGEPDASGRRRPVPVPGSEFVIEADTAIEAIGQGANRVLLSSFPELKLNKWGYIEADPKTGATSVPGVYAGGDIVTGAATVILAMGAGKDAAEAMDRYISEKRGNA